A single genomic interval of Zingiber officinale cultivar Zhangliang chromosome 4A, Zo_v1.1, whole genome shotgun sequence harbors:
- the LOC121971147 gene encoding putative wall-associated receptor kinase-like 16, with the protein MTTTMMKKSVICMCLLLLLLLAISRADSSINSCTRLCGNVDIPFPFGIESDCFLPGFHVVCNNSKLYSGGIQILNINPDKSHAHILQKISLVDPQNNNNSTTGVHISTAMNLTGSPFRFPESRNIFAAFGCNVIAFFNTSIPGKISDTGYERHSCAALCNDVNYIHLNGTCSGADGCCQITNIPREMQQLTSYLILDFAGFSGGLSSQNSSFLFSTLVSRSFFNSSSDLSGRDLFELFQGQVPVSVDWTITNASCHEAKLNPTAYACRSQNSECYEPYSSFKGYTCSCSEYYKGNPYKKDGCSVSKCARPDCYGVCPKGGPCFCPPGMGGDPFDPIGCGVEVTPARNIFLIISASVGGCVLILFTVLVLLRILKKRNLQNRKRKFYRRNLDLLKMEQSSTDEIVTERMKIYELDELEKATNNFDKTRVVGGGGHGKVYKGILSDQRVVAIKKPKITSESELGQFINEVFILSQTNHRNVVKFMGCCLQTEVPLLVFEFISGGTLSDHLLNHEQFSPLSFEDRLRIAYEVARALSYIHSEASVTIFHRDVKSSNILLDERNTAKLADFGASRAVTCDKNSVTTIVQGTYGYLDPEYHQTGRLTDKSDVYSFGVILAELLTGKTAIPYQKNNEVRHLVMDFVGSLKGNSLIEILDPLVLEEAKDEILEKIARLIERCLKMNGNERPTMKGVEEELEAMREKKLKVDPDDPDGLRGTASIYTTFDLGVDSLGGISSFDTCFGIDVNSL; encoded by the exons ATGACGACGACGATGATGAAGAAGTCTGTAATTTGCATGTGTCTTCTGTTGCTTTTGCTCTTAGCAATTAGTAGAGCAGATTCGTCGATCAACTCATGCACCAGGCTTTGCGGCAACGTCGACATCCCCTTCCCCTTTGGCATCGAGTCGGACTGCTTCCTTCCCGGCTTCCACGTCGTCTGCAACAACTCCAAACTCTACTCCGGCGGCATCCAAATCCTCAACATCAATCCCGACAAGTCTCATGCCCACATACTCCAGAAAATCTCACTCGTCGACCCACAAAACAACAACAACTCCACTACCGGAGTCCACATCTCAACGGCGATGAACCTCACCGGCTCGCCCTTCCGCTTCCCCGAGAGCCGCAACATCTTCGCCGCCTTCGGCTGCAACGTCATCGCCTTCTTCAACACATCCATCCCCGGCAAAATTTCCGACACTGGATACGAACGGCATTCCTGCGCCGCTCTCTGCAACGACGTCAACTACATCCACCTTAACGGTACTTGCTCCGGCGCCGACGGCTGCTGCCAGATCACCAACATTCCCCGGGAAATGCAGCAACTAACTTCCTACTTGATCCTTGACTTCGCCGGATTTAGCGGCGGCTTGTCGTCACAAAATTCGTCGTTCCTCTTCTCGACCCTTGTGTCTCGGTCCTTTTTCAATTCGTCGTCGGACCTTAGCGGGCGTGACTTATTTGAGCTGTTCCAAGGACAGGTTCCGGTCTCCGTCGACTGGACCATTACCAACGCGTCGTGCCATGAAGCTAAGCTCAATCCCACCGCCTATGCGTGCCGGAGTCAGAACAGCGAGTGTTACGAACCCTATTCCTCCTTCAAAGGATACACCTGCAGCTGCAGTGAATATTACAAAGGCAATCCCTACAAGAAAGACGGATGTTCTG TTAGTAAATGCGCTAGACCCGACTGTTACGGAGTGTGTCCTAAGGGCGGGCCATGCTTTTGCCCGCCAGGCATGGGAGGGGATCCTTTTGATCCAATCGGATGTGGTGTAGAAGTCACTCCGGCAA GAAACATCTTTTTGATTATAAGTGCAAGTGTTGGAGGGTGTGTGCTTATTCTTTTTACTGTTTTGGTGTTGTTGAGAATTCTGAAAAAAAGAAATCTTCAAAACAGAAAGAGGAAATTCTACCGTAGAAATTTAGATTTGTTAAAAATGGAACAATCGTCTACCGATGAAATTGTTACTGAAAGGATGAAGATCTATGAGCTAGATGAATTGGAAAAAGCTACCAATAATTTTGATAAGACTCGAGTTGTTGGTGGTGGAGGTCATGGAAAAGTATATAAAGGAATTTTATCGGATCAACGCGTAGTTGCCATCAAAAAGCCAAAGATAACAAGCGAAAGTGAGCTTGGACAGTTCATTAATGAGGTTTTCATTCTTTCTCAAACAAACCATAGAAATGTGGTTAAGTTCATGGGGTGTTGCTTGCAAACTGAAGTCCCTTTGCTTGTATTTGAGTTCATATCAGGTGGAACACTCTCTGATCATCTTCTTAATCATGAGCAATTCTCGCCTTTATCATTTGAAGATCGTTTAAGAATTGCTTACGAAGTTGCTAGAGCATTATCTTATATACATTCTGAAGCTTCAGTAACAATTTTCCACAGAGATGTTAAATCATCTAACATTCTACTTGATGAAAGAAATACTGCGAAACTAGCGGATTTTGGTGCTTCGAGGGCTGTTACTTGCGATAAGAATTCAGTAACTACTATTGTTCAAGGAACTTATGGATACTTAGATCCTGAGTACCATCAAACTGGAAGATTAACAGACAAGAGTGATGTCTATAGCTTTGGTGTAATTCTTGCAGAGCTTTTGACTGGGAAGACGGCAATtccttatcaaaaaaataatGAGGTGAGGCACCTAGTTATGGACTTCGTAGGTTCATTGAAGGGCAATTCACTTATTGAGATTCTCGATCCTCTAGTTTTAGAGGAAGCAAAAGACGAAATTCTTGAAAAGATTGCAAGGCTCATAGAGAGATGCCTCAAAATGAATGGGAATGAACGACCAACAATGAAGGGAGTGGAGGAGGAACTTGAAGCTATGAGAGAAAAGAAACTGAAAGTTGATCCTGATGATCCTGATGGCCTCAGAGGAACTGCATCAATTTATACGACCTTCGATCTTGGTGTTGATAGTCTTGGAGGAATATCATCTTTCGATACTTGCTTTGGTATCGACGTTAATAGTCTTTGA